One Nostoc sp. CENA543 genomic window, CATTCCTGGTTTAATACTGTCGAACTTTTGCAATGTAAAACCTGGAGGTAATTTAGTATCAATTAAAGGATTGAAGATAAATACACTTTCTGTAAAACATTGTAAGTATATCCCTATAGGTAAAACGAAGATTACAAAAAATACTATTAATCCTTTAGTTAATTCCATTTTTTAATTCGCCCTTTCCCATTGACGTTGAATTTCTGTAATGGTTTTACTATCTGGTGGTGGCAGAATTTTCACACTCGGCTTTACCTCTACACCAGGAATATTTTTATTCCACGGACTATTCGGTACAGTTTTTAAATCAACGTTATTATTCACCGGACGAAAACCATACTGAACAAATACTGCTTGTTGTTCTGGTTGGGTAAGAAAGTCTAAAAATCGTTTGGCGGCTTTTGCTGTACCTGCGTCTACGTCTCGCCGGACAATTGCGGCGGTGGCGGTAGTTTCAATTGATGGGTCTAAATAATAAACTTGGTATGGTCTACCTTTACTGGCTGCTGATTGTTGCCAACGATATAAAGCTACACTTTCATATACAGTAGCGACATCAGCATCATTAGCACCTCTCACAATAAATTCTTGTAGGAGAATATCTGTAGAACGAGGTGGTTGATAAACTGATTTTTTGATTAAACTAAATAGTTCTTGGACAGAGGAATTATTAAAACTATCAGCGTTAATAGCACCACCTAATTTTGATTGTGTCCACAAGTTTAAAGTCAACTGACCGCTACTAGACCGCGTGGGGTCTGTGGTGACAAAATCAAAACTACCCCAGTTAATTGCACCGCCAACTTTTCCCCAATTACCAGCTTGCATTGCTTGTTCCAGTTTTGACCATTGAAAGCGTCCATTGGGAAAAAGAACTTTACCGCGTTCCGGCCAAGCGATACCCACTAATAGAGTTTTAGCTAATGGTTGAGGAGTTTCATAAAATGGTTCGGTTTGGGTGGTAGTGCGGAGGCGATCGCCCAATTCTGTTAAAATTTCTCCATTGGCTGGAATTAACACCGCAGGTTTAAAATCGTTTTTCTGGTCAACATAATTGTTAACCATATCTTGTGAACCCTGAAACTTGAGTTCTAACTTGATATTGGGGTTTTCTTGCTCAAATTTAGCTTCTAGTTGTTGCAGTGGTTCTTGTAATTCTGTCCCGCTAACAATGACCACTGTTTGCTGTAAACCAGGAATTGGGGCGTAAGTTAAACCTAATGCAGCTACGATAATCGTAATAGAGGTAAAAACTTGTTTTCTGCGCTTGAATTGAGATTTTTTGCTTTTCATATTATTTTGTTTTACTGAAGAAGTAACTAGCGGTAACTAGTGTCACCACAAATATAATCAGAGTAACTAAGGAGAATAAAGCTATCGAAAAGATAATAATAATGTTGAGACCTACTAAGGTTGTCAGAAAATCTAAAGCACTCAAATAAGTATCTTTAACTGTAATTTCTAAGGATGCTTGACCATTATTGCTTAGTAGGGTTTCCAGACGTTCTTTATCTGCTAATGCCGTGTTTAAATTACTCCCGTAAAAATATAGTTCTTCTCCTTGATTATTGGTTTGGAGATAAATATAAGTCCCCGCAGGTAAATCTTCTTTAAAGACATACTCTTCTATCTCCACACCCGTTAATCTAAATGATGTAGGCGTATTTGACCACAAACCATATAAATGGCTAACCTGCTGCTGACATTTGACATAATTAGGTTCAATTCGTTGACATTTTAAGTTAACTGATTTACCCAGCGTCAATACCAACATAGGAATGACTATCAACAACTCTGTAACGATGACAGCAAAGGTAAATTTTTTGAGAGGGCTGATTTTCTTCTTCATGTATATTCTGAATGAAGGTGAAGAATCCCATGTTTATCAATACAAATGAATTTTGCGTTTAGAAAATTGAGTTTTTGATTTTCAGGGCTAAAGCCCTTACTACAAACTGAATATAATTATTGTCTTACTACTAAATCCAGATTTTCTGTCAGGCTATTGAGTTCATCAGCAATTAATTGCAAACCATTAATTTGCTCAGAATCAGTTAAATCAGATGTACGTAATCTTGTTTGCAGCTTTTGCAATACACCAGCAAAATCTTGAATTAAAGTCGCAATATTGATGACTCTGGCTAGGCGACTATCTTCACCTTCTTGTGCTAGCTGTATGTTACGTTTTAGACTCTCTGCTAATTGATTAAGATGTCGTTTAGCCACACCAGAACTATTTGGTAATTTGGTTTTTACTTCTGTAAGTTGCTGTTGTAAAGCTTCGATAGAAAGGAGTGAATTTGTGTGATGTAGACTAACTCCTAATTTATCAAGTTTACCAGGAAGTTCGGCGGCGCGATCGCAACTCATTAAAACCGTTGTCAATAGTTCCACCTGAAAAGTGTCAGTTAATAATTTCTGCACCTCTAACCGCATAGCATTAGCTTGATTAGCTAATGACAAAGCCGACGATTTAACTGTTAATATTTCCCGTTCCAAAGCT contains:
- a CDS encoding substrate-binding domain-containing protein, which encodes MKSKKSQFKRRKQVFTSITIIVAALGLTYAPIPGLQQTVVIVSGTELQEPLQQLEAKFEQENPNIKLELKFQGSQDMVNNYVDQKNDFKPAVLIPANGEILTELGDRLRTTTQTEPFYETPQPLAKTLLVGIAWPERGKVLFPNGRFQWSKLEQAMQAGNWGKVGGAINWGSFDFVTTDPTRSSSGQLTLNLWTQSKLGGAINADSFNNSSVQELFSLIKKSVYQPPRSTDILLQEFIVRGANDADVATVYESVALYRWQQSAASKGRPYQVYYLDPSIETTATAAIVRRDVDAGTAKAAKRFLDFLTQPEQQAVFVQYGFRPVNNNVDLKTVPNSPWNKNIPGVEVKPSVKILPPPDSKTITEIQRQWERAN